The Anolis carolinensis isolate JA03-04 chromosome 2, rAnoCar3.1.pri, whole genome shotgun sequence genome has a window encoding:
- the atp6v1g2 gene encoding V-type proton ATPase subunit G 2 → MASQTQGIQQLLQAEKRAAEKVAEARKRKARRLKQAKEEAQAEIEQYRMEREREFQQKQQAALGSQGNLSAEVEAQTRKKLQAMQGGQARGKDRVLRQLLTIVWDVRPQIHPNYRAAI, encoded by the exons ATGGCCAGCCAGACCCAGGGAATCCAGCAGCTGCTGCAGGCCGAAAAGAGGGCCGCCGAGAAGGTGGCAGAGGCTCGGAAAC GGAAGGCTCGGCGGCTGAAGCAGGCCAAGGAAGAAGCCCAGGCTGAGATTGAGCAATACCGCATGGAGCGTGAGAGGGAGttccagcagaagcagcaggcG GCTCTGGGCTCTCAGGGGAACCTGTCTGCAGAGGTGGAGGCACAGACCCGGAAGAAACTGCAGGCGATGCAAGGAGGACAGGCCCGGGGCAAGGATCGGGTCCTGCGCCAACTTCTCACCATTGTTTGGGATGTGCGGCCCCAAATACACCCCAATTACCGTGCAGCTATTTAG